The nucleotide sequence GAAACCTCCAGGCTATCCAGGCGCTGCGACAGGCCGGACGTGATGTCGGAGATGTCCTGGCAACCGTGGTCAACCTGCTCAACCCCTCCATGATCATCATTGGCGGCAGCGTGGGGGAGGCAGGCGAACACCTGGTGGCGGGAATCCGCGAAGTGGTCTACCGGCGGTCGTTGCCGTTGGCCACCACGCATCTTCGGATCGGCATTTCCATGGCCGGAGACCGCTCCGCGATCCTGGGTGCCAGCCAGATGGTGACCCAGTACGTTCTCTCGCCTGCGGTGATTGAGGCCACACTCCAAGCGACGGGCTAGGCCTTCATGGATGCCGTGGGGCGGCCGGGGGCGTGATAGCAATGAAACTGATGAAAACGCTTCCTGTCCCTTTCCGGTCCGCACCATGAGCCAGTTCCTCGCCAAAGTTCCCCGAGGCTGGCTGATCCTCGCCTGCATAGGGCTGATTGCCTTGAACATGCGCGGACCGTTCGTCGCCGTGGCGCCCGTAGTGGATCTGCTCCGACAGGACCTTGGCTTCTCCCCGGTTGAACTCGGACTGCTGACAGGCATCCCCGTGCTCTGCTTCTCCCTGGCTTCGCCGTTGGCTTCGTTGGCCGGACGCCGGCTGGGCGCCGAATTCGCCGTCATGCTCACGTTGCTCGGCGTGCTGGCCGGTGTGGTGATCCGTTCCAGCAGCGGTGGCGCCCTGGTCATGGCCGGCACAGTGGTCATTGGCGTGGCCATCACCATCGGCAACATCGCCGTGCCGCTGATCATCCGCCGCGACTTCGCTCCCCGCCGGCAAGCGACAGCGATGGGCGTCTACACCGCGGCCCTGAACATCGGTTCGTTCCTCACCTCAGTGGCCACGGCTCCGCTGGCCGAGCTGGTGGGGTGGCGGCTTTCCTTGGCTGCCAGCGCGCTGCTGGCCTTGGCGGCAATCCTGTTCTGGGTGCCCACAGTGGGTACGCGCCGGGCCTTTGTCCCAGCCGCGGTTGAGGCTGCCGTTCCTTCAGGTTCGGGACCAGTTGCGGGGGTGGGCTGGTTGACCGTCGGCCTGACGCTCGGTTTCGCCGGCCAGGCGTTCTCCTACTACGGCGTCACCGCGTGGCTGCCAAGCTTCCTGTCCGACGAACTCGCCATGGGCACGGCCGAGGCCGGCGCGGGCTCCTCGCTCTTCCAGATCTTCGCGATTGTGGGCGGCCTGGGCGTTCCGCTCCTGGCCCGTTTCACCAGTACGACGACGGTTGCGGTCACCTTGAGTGCGATGTGGCTGACCGTTCCCGTTGGCTTGTTGCTGGCACCGGGCTTCTGGTGGTTGTGGTCCTCGCTGGGAGGCGTTGCCCAAGGTGGTGGAATCACGGTGATTTTCATTGCGATCATCAAGTTCGCCCGCTCGCAGGCCGCCGCAGGGAAGATGTCCGCCGTGGTCCAGGGTGTTGGCTACTGTTTTGCTGCCCTGGCGCCCACCGTTGTCGGATACGTGCACAGTGTTACCGACGGCTGGACGGGTCCGCTCTTCGTGATCCTCGGATCGGTGCTCGCGTTCTGCGTGTGCACGACGTTGTCCGTGCGCTGGGTGGCCCGGCAGCGCTAAGGGGCCGGGCCGGGTCCCTCCAGCGGCCGATTCGGGGGTTCGCTGCACAGGATGCCGTGCGCACGGCATGGTGTGCAGCGAACCATCGAATCCGGAGGGCCTTGAGCATGGAAAAGCCCCGTTGCTGGGCTGCCTCCCCGACCATCGGGGTCACTTGTTGCGAAGAGTGCAGGCAGCCCAGCGTCGGGGCTTGGCGTGTCGACGACCAGTACAGTGCAGCTAGGCGGCGACGAGTTCCTCTTCCGTGGCCTCTTCACGGGCCTCGGTGAGGAAACGGGCGTAGGCGGGGATGGTCAGGAAGGTGGGGAATTCCTCAGCCAGGGTGACTTCCTCGAAGATGGCGCGGGCATCTGCAAAGCGATCCCCATCGAAGCGTTCCAGGCGGGCGAATTCCTCGTCCAACATGTCCTCTACCCATTCACGGCTGATGATGTCGCCCTGGTCAGTGATGGCGTGGGAGTGGATCCACTGCCACAGCTGGGACCGCGAAATTTCGGCGGTGGCGGCGTCCTCCATGAGGTTGTGAATTGCCACAGCGCCGTTGCCCCGCAGCCAGGACTCGATGTAGCGGATGCCTACCTCGATGTTCAGGCGTACCCCGGCCTCCGTGATGGTGCCCTCGGTGGTGGAGATGTCGATCAGCGCACGGTCATCCGGGGTGACGTCCTCGCGGGAACGGTCCAGCTGGTTGGGGCGGTCTCCGAGAACTGAGTCGAACACTTCGCGGCACACCGGCACCAGGTCCGGGTGGGCAACCCAGGAGCCGTCGAATCCGTCGTTGGCTTCACGGGTCTTGTCCGCACGGACCTTCTCGAACGAGGCGGTGTTGGCGGCCTCGTCCTTGCGGTTGGGAACAGCGGCAGCCATGCCACCGATCGCCATGGCACCGCGGCGGTGGCAGGCCCGGACCAGTTGCTCGGTGTAGGCCCGCATGAACGGCTGGGTCATGGTCACCTGGCCGCGGTCCGGGAGCACGAAACGCGGTCCGCGGGTCCGGAAGTTCTTGATCAGGGAGAAGATGTAGTCCCAGCGGCCGGCGTTCAAACCAGCTGCGTGGTCCCGCAGTTCGTAGAGGATCTCTTCCATCTCGAACGCTGCCGTGATGGTCTCGATCAACACCGTGGCGCGGATGGTGCCCTGCGGGATGCCGAGCAGATCCTGGGCCAGGACAAAGATGTCGTTCCACAGCCGTGCCTCGAGGTGGTTCTCGATCTTGGGCAGGTAGAAGTATGGGCCCTTGCCCTGCGCCAGCAAGCGGCGGGCGTTGTGGAAGAAGAACAGTCCGAAGTCCACGATTCCGCCGGCGATGGGTTTGCCGTCAATCAGCATGTGCTTCTCCGGCAGGTGCCAGCCACGGGGACGGACCACGATGGTGGGCAGATCCTCGGCCGCCTTGAGCTTGTATTCCTTGCCCTCGGGAGAGGTGAAATCGATCCGGCGCTCCAACGCGTCGGTCAGGTTCAGCTGGCCCTGGATGACGTTGCGCCACGTCGGCGTGGAGGAGTCCTCCATGTCGGCCAGCCACACCTTCGCACCCGAATTCAGGGCGTTGATGGTCATCTTCTTATCCACCGGTCCCGTGATCTCAACACGGCGGTCCTCCAGTCCCGGTGCCGGGGGAGCAACGCGCCAGGACGGGTCGTTCCGGATGGCCTCGGTCTGCGGCAGGAACCGCGGATCCTGACCGGCGGCGATCTGCCCACGGCGGGCATGCCGCGCCTGCATCAGCTCCTGACGACGATCAGCCGTAGCCCGGTGCAGTTGGCCGATGAACTCCAAAGCGTCCGGCGTGAGGACCTCGTTCTGCCGGCAAATGGGCTGAGCGGTCAAAGTGATGCCATTGATAGTGAAGTTGTCAGTGAAGCTGTTCATTTCAATCTCTCCTATGAGAAGCAAATGTTCGACGGCGGTGCTTGGGTCGCGTGGGCACTAGGCCAAGGAGCCGGTGCCGCGGCAGCCTGCGTAAAAGGGGCCCTGCATCCCGGTCCGTCCTCGCTCAGCGAGGTCGAAACCGGGACGTGGGGAATAGCAGGCAGAGCGGTACCGGTCCGCAGGCCGGAGGCGACAATCGCCGTCGTGCCTTCCGGTGAGCTCAGCGAACAGCTCACCTTTGGGCGTTTGGTTAGTGGAACTGGCCTTCTTCGGTGGATCCCACCAGGGCCAAGGTTGATGCGTTCGGGTTGAGCGCGGTTGCGATGTCGTCGAAGTAGCCGGTGCCGACTTCGCGCTGGTGCTTGGTGGCGGTGTAGCCGCGGGACTCGGAGGCGAATTCCTTCTCCTGGAGCTCGACGTAGGCGCTCATGCCTTCACGGGCGTAACCGTGGGCGAGGTCGAACATCGAGTAGTTCAGGGCGTGGAAGCCGGCCAAAGTGATGAACTGGAACGTGAAGCCCATGGCACCGAGTTCGCGCTGGAACTTGGCGATCGTGGTGTCGTCCAGGTGCTTGCGCCAGTTGAAGGACGGGGAGCAGTTGTAGGAGAGCATCTGGTCCGGGAACTCGGCCTTGACCGATTCGGCGAACTTGCGGGCCAGCTCCAGGTCCGGGGTGCCGGTCTCCATCCAGATGAGGTCGGAGTACGGTGCGTAGGCCTTGGCGCGGGCGATGCAGGGTTCGATGCCGTTGCGGACTTTGTAGAAGCCCTCCGCGGTACGTTCACCGGTGATGAATTCCTGGTCCCGCTCGTCGACGTCGGAGGTGATCAGGGTTGCTGCTTCGGCGTCGGTGCGGGCGATGACCACCGTCGGGGTACCGGCGACGTCGGCTGCCAGGCGGGCTGCGTTCAGGGTCCGGATGTGCTGCTGGGTGGGAATCAGCACCTTGCCGCCCAGGTGGCCGCACTTCTTTTCCGAAGCGAGCTGGTCTTCCCAGTGAACGCCCGAGGCACCTGCGGTAATCATGGATTTCATGAGCTCGTAGGCGTTCAGCGGGCCACCAAAGCCTGCTTCGGCGTCGGCGACGATCGGGACCAGCCAGTCTTCAACGGTCTTGACGCCTTCGGCATACTCGATCTGGTCCGCACGGAGCAGCGCGTTGTTGATGCGGCGGACAACCTGCGGCACCGAGTTGGCCGGGTACAGGGACTGGTCCGGGTAGGTCTGGCCCGACAGGTTGGCGTCGGCGGCCACCTGCCAGCCGGAGAGGTAGATGGCGCGGAGGCCGGCCTTGACCTGCTGCACAGCCTGGTTACCGGTCAGTGCGCCCAGGGCGTTGGTGTAGCCGCCGGTGGGAGCTTCCTCGGTGAGCTGCTTCCAGAGCTTTTCGGAACCGCGACGGGCCAGGGTGTGCTCTTCGGAGACGCGGCCACGGAGGCGGACGACGTCGGAAGCCGAGTAATCACGGGTGACGCCTTCCCACCGCGGGTTGGCGGACCATTCGAGTTCCAGCGCTGCTGCCTGCTGCTCTGCGGACTGCTCTGCGGGTTCAAATGAAGCGGTCATCTTGATCTCCTCTGTGGTGCCCGGGCCGGCCTCCGCTGCACCTTTGCTGCATCGGCCGGCTTATCCGGGTCTATATTTCTTTTTCGTAAGACCTACTTTTCTGCACTTCCAAGAGGGTTGCTAGAGGAAAACTATGGAAAGAAATGCACTTCTTCGCGTATTCTCAAGAAATGTCGCCTGTGAGCTGGAATCGCGAAGTCGCGTCGCCGTCGTTGTCCCCTGCGTCCCCCGAACTGGACGTCATCAGCCTTGGCCGCCGCGTGCGCCATCTGCGCAAGCAGGCGGGGCTGACGCTCGATGACCTGAGTGCCGCCGTAGGGACCGCGCCAAGCCAGCTGAGCCTGATCGAAAACGGCAAGCGCGAACCCAAACTGGGGTTGCTTCAGCAGCTCGCTGCGTCCCTCAACGTGAGCATCGACCAACTGCTCGGGGCGGAGCCGCCAAGCCGTCGCGCGGCCCTGGAAATCGAGCTGGAACGGTACCAGCGCGGACCGCTCTACGAGTCGCTGAACCTGCCCAAAATCCGCATCAGCTCGCGGCTTCCGCTGGATGTTCTGGAGTCGCAGGTGGGGCTGCTTCAGGAACTCGAACGCAAACTTAACGAGCAAGTCGCGACGCCGGAAGAGGCCCGCCGCGCGAACGGCGAGTTGCGTGCCATGATGCGTGAGCGCGGTAACTATTTCCCCGAGTATGAAGCCGAGGCACAGAAGGTCCTCAAAGGGGTCGGGTACACCACCGGTCCGCTCAGCCAGCACGTCATTGCTGACATCGCCGAGAACCTTGGTTTCTCCCTCCATCACGTGGGCGATCTGCCGCACTCGACGCGGTCCGTGACGGATTTGAAGAACCGCAGAATTTATCTGACGCAGAACCAGCGCCAGGATCACGATCCCCGCTCAGTCCTGCTTCAGGCGCTGGGTCACTATGTCCTGGGGCATGAAACTCCACGGAATTATGGGGACTTCCTGGCGCAGCGGGTGGCCACCAACTACTTCGCTGCGGCATTGCTGCTGCCGGAGCAGGCCACGGTGGAGTTCCTCCAAAAGGCCAAGGCCGCCAAGGAAATCGCGGTGGAGGACATCCGCGACGCCTTCGCTGTGTCCTACGAGACCGCCGCGCACCGGTTCACGAACCTGGCCACCAAGCATCTGGGCATCACCACGCACTTTCAGAAAACCCACCAGTCGGGCATCATCTACAAGGCCTACGAGAACGATGGCGTGACCTTCCCGCAGGACCACACCGGGGCGATCGAGGGCCAACCGTCGTGCAAAGCGTGGACATCAAGGGCCGTTTTCGATGTGCCGGACAAGTTCAGCGCCTACAGCCAGTACACGGATACGCCGTCGGGCACGTACTGGTGCACGGCCCGGACGGAGCGCTCGGCAGCCGGTGAATTTTCTTTGAGCATCGGGGTGCCCTACCAGCACGTGAAATGGTTCCGCGGCCGTGAGACGACTGCCCGTGCCACATCCAACTGCCCGGACCCGAACTGC is from Paenarthrobacter nicotinovorans and encodes:
- the aceB gene encoding malate synthase A; this translates as MNSFTDNFTINGITLTAQPICRQNEVLTPDALEFIGQLHRATADRRQELMQARHARRGQIAAGQDPRFLPQTEAIRNDPSWRVAPPAPGLEDRRVEITGPVDKKMTINALNSGAKVWLADMEDSSTPTWRNVIQGQLNLTDALERRIDFTSPEGKEYKLKAAEDLPTIVVRPRGWHLPEKHMLIDGKPIAGGIVDFGLFFFHNARRLLAQGKGPYFYLPKIENHLEARLWNDIFVLAQDLLGIPQGTIRATVLIETITAAFEMEEILYELRDHAAGLNAGRWDYIFSLIKNFRTRGPRFVLPDRGQVTMTQPFMRAYTEQLVRACHRRGAMAIGGMAAAVPNRKDEAANTASFEKVRADKTREANDGFDGSWVAHPDLVPVCREVFDSVLGDRPNQLDRSREDVTPDDRALIDISTTEGTITEAGVRLNIEVGIRYIESWLRGNGAVAIHNLMEDAATAEISRSQLWQWIHSHAITDQGDIISREWVEDMLDEEFARLERFDGDRFADARAIFEEVTLAEEFPTFLTIPAYARFLTEAREEATEEELVAA
- the aceA gene encoding isocitrate lyase produces the protein MTASFEPAEQSAEQQAAALELEWSANPRWEGVTRDYSASDVVRLRGRVSEEHTLARRGSEKLWKQLTEEAPTGGYTNALGALTGNQAVQQVKAGLRAIYLSGWQVAADANLSGQTYPDQSLYPANSVPQVVRRINNALLRADQIEYAEGVKTVEDWLVPIVADAEAGFGGPLNAYELMKSMITAGASGVHWEDQLASEKKCGHLGGKVLIPTQQHIRTLNAARLAADVAGTPTVVIARTDAEAATLITSDVDERDQEFITGERTAEGFYKVRNGIEPCIARAKAYAPYSDLIWMETGTPDLELARKFAESVKAEFPDQMLSYNCSPSFNWRKHLDDTTIAKFQRELGAMGFTFQFITLAGFHALNYSMFDLAHGYAREGMSAYVELQEKEFASESRGYTATKHQREVGTGYFDDIATALNPNASTLALVGSTEEGQFH
- a CDS encoding MFS transporter gives rise to the protein MSQFLAKVPRGWLILACIGLIALNMRGPFVAVAPVVDLLRQDLGFSPVELGLLTGIPVLCFSLASPLASLAGRRLGAEFAVMLTLLGVLAGVVIRSSSGGALVMAGTVVIGVAITIGNIAVPLIIRRDFAPRRQATAMGVYTAALNIGSFLTSVATAPLAELVGWRLSLAASALLALAAILFWVPTVGTRRAFVPAAVEAAVPSGSGPVAGVGWLTVGLTLGFAGQAFSYYGVTAWLPSFLSDELAMGTAEAGAGSSLFQIFAIVGGLGVPLLARFTSTTTVAVTLSAMWLTVPVGLLLAPGFWWLWSSLGGVAQGGGITVIFIAIIKFARSQAAAGKMSAVVQGVGYCFAALAPTVVGYVHSVTDGWTGPLFVILGSVLAFCVCTTLSVRWVARQR
- a CDS encoding XRE family transcriptional regulator encodes the protein MHFFAYSQEMSPVSWNREVASPSLSPASPELDVISLGRRVRHLRKQAGLTLDDLSAAVGTAPSQLSLIENGKREPKLGLLQQLAASLNVSIDQLLGAEPPSRRAALEIELERYQRGPLYESLNLPKIRISSRLPLDVLESQVGLLQELERKLNEQVATPEEARRANGELRAMMRERGNYFPEYEAEAQKVLKGVGYTTGPLSQHVIADIAENLGFSLHHVGDLPHSTRSVTDLKNRRIYLTQNQRQDHDPRSVLLQALGHYVLGHETPRNYGDFLAQRVATNYFAAALLLPEQATVEFLQKAKAAKEIAVEDIRDAFAVSYETAAHRFTNLATKHLGITTHFQKTHQSGIIYKAYENDGVTFPQDHTGAIEGQPSCKAWTSRAVFDVPDKFSAYSQYTDTPSGTYWCTARTERSAAGEFSLSIGVPYQHVKWFRGRETTARATSNCPDPNCCKRPPASLANEWAGNAWPSARAHSHLLAAMPPGAFPGVDETEVYSFLAAHSER